In Fibrobacter sp. UWB10, a single window of DNA contains:
- a CDS encoding secretin and TonB N-terminal domain-containing protein, whose amino-acid sequence MKFLCKFKVAVFALLVLNLPIWAQPTSLPPLPIPDSLVVKNLNVKNTEIRDLLQGLAVQYGLNLFLAPDVKGPVTVNFSNQPLKSALRVLLQGNGYEYTVDGSVIRVQKPVEKIPEAPKPPEKRFRVEWANNTLTLDVEDAPLDKLVRKVVEATGKNILLDQGISKSVSVFVQNLPFDRAMRYLAESAELDYEDDDGIVSLKKASWNLGGKGNDNSNKFKVRLISDSLLNIEAVDAPLASLLSEVLSQTKLNAMVYGKLDGSVTSHISGIPVREALKYLFRGTAYTFWERDGVYFIGPHEMQTADNSLLIKLKHLRAEDVIKLLPTTLTKSTQIQVVKSQNALMAVGSYDVLDAISQYVDKMDLPVAQILIEVLVVDMDIEKGHNHGLNLLFGKASQHMGSEMLFPNIDQTLNARQTQKIFNGIGLGDVIQVPKDLVAKIEAMEQEKILDVKARSQIATLNGEKAVLTIGQTQYYMMSSEVDYNQGDAVTSKTTQRFEQIEANSNITVTPYVTGGGEITCEIIPDFSEPEGSFSSSVPPTLNKRYVKSSVRLRDGETIVLGGMVKESVNDVHRQVPFLGSIPILGWLFRNVEQVHSKSQLLIFVTPHIYYGAEGSVDVADEIEKAKQPLVPKKKKSDKKPVKQSEDKKK is encoded by the coding sequence ATGAAATTTTTATGCAAATTTAAGGTTGCTGTTTTTGCATTGTTGGTTTTGAATTTGCCTATATGGGCGCAACCAACGTCGCTTCCTCCGCTTCCAATTCCCGATTCGCTTGTTGTCAAAAACTTGAATGTCAAGAATACTGAAATTCGCGACTTGCTTCAAGGACTTGCGGTTCAGTATGGACTGAATCTTTTCTTGGCCCCCGACGTAAAGGGCCCTGTTACAGTCAACTTCAGTAACCAGCCCCTAAAGTCCGCTTTGCGTGTTTTGTTGCAGGGTAACGGTTATGAATATACGGTAGACGGTTCTGTTATCCGAGTGCAAAAACCGGTAGAGAAAATTCCCGAAGCACCCAAGCCTCCCGAAAAGCGTTTTAGGGTTGAATGGGCAAACAATACCCTGACACTTGATGTTGAAGACGCCCCGTTAGACAAGTTGGTTCGCAAGGTTGTAGAGGCTACCGGAAAAAACATATTGCTGGATCAAGGTATTTCCAAGTCTGTATCAGTATTCGTGCAGAATCTTCCTTTTGATCGGGCAATGCGCTATTTGGCAGAATCAGCCGAACTGGATTATGAAGATGACGATGGTATTGTTTCGCTGAAAAAGGCATCCTGGAATTTGGGCGGGAAAGGTAACGATAACTCCAACAAATTCAAGGTGCGCTTGATTAGCGACAGCTTGTTGAATATCGAAGCTGTCGACGCTCCCTTGGCTTCGCTTTTGAGTGAAGTCCTTTCGCAAACTAAACTGAATGCGATGGTTTACGGCAAGTTGGATGGTTCTGTTACTTCGCATATATCGGGCATTCCTGTGCGCGAGGCATTGAAGTATTTGTTCCGTGGAACAGCTTATACCTTCTGGGAACGTGACGGAGTATATTTTATCGGACCGCATGAAATGCAGACTGCCGACAATTCGTTGCTTATAAAGCTTAAACACCTGCGTGCCGAAGATGTGATTAAACTTTTGCCTACAACCCTTACCAAGAGCACTCAAATACAGGTGGTCAAGTCGCAAAACGCATTGATGGCTGTTGGCAGTTACGATGTTCTTGATGCCATCTCTCAATATGTAGACAAGATGGATTTGCCTGTAGCGCAAATCTTGATTGAAGTGCTTGTTGTAGACATGGATATTGAAAAAGGGCACAATCATGGTTTGAACTTGCTGTTTGGAAAGGCTTCTCAGCATATGGGCTCCGAAATGCTTTTCCCGAATATTGACCAGACTTTGAATGCTAGGCAGACTCAAAAGATTTTCAATGGCATTGGCCTTGGCGACGTGATTCAGGTGCCTAAGGACTTGGTTGCGAAAATTGAGGCCATGGAACAAGAAAAAATTCTTGATGTGAAGGCCCGTTCGCAAATTGCAACCCTCAATGGCGAAAAGGCCGTGCTTACGATTGGCCAAACGCAGTACTACATGATGTCGTCGGAGGTTGACTATAATCAGGGTGATGCCGTTACATCTAAAACAACGCAACGCTTTGAACAGATTGAGGCGAACTCGAATATTACCGTGACTCCTTATGTAACGGGTGGTGGTGAAATTACGTGCGAAATTATTCCGGATTTTTCGGAACCCGAGGGTAGTTTTAGCAGTAGCGTTCCTCCAACTCTCAACAAGCGTTATGTGAAATCATCAGTGCGACTTCGCGATGGAGAAACTATCGTATTGGGCGGCATGGTGAAAGAAAGCGTGAATGATGTTCACCGTCAGGTGCCCTTCCTTGGGTCGATTCCAATTCTTGGATGGTTGTTCAGGAATGTGGAACAAGTTCATAGCAAAAGCCAGTTGCTCATTTTTGTAACTCCGCACATTTATTACGGTGCCGAGGGCAGCGTCGATGTTGCTGACGAAATCGAAAAGGCGAAACAGCCGCTGGTTCCTAAGAAAAAGAAGTCTGACAAGAAACCTGTTAAACAGTCCGAGGACAAAAAGAAGTGA
- a CDS encoding PilN domain-containing protein — protein MDIAAGRYWWVLVVRDVSAVGDSAQILCVMRGVGRGRSSICRSFSGTLEECRRFQIQHGGADDGVLLVDDATPVKIVSDSVNPVVDFPGYKPDCWDHVDTVSGDFSVVALRSAIESFAQDVQKVGFKIIIHLPLVLAMSEMVEVNEDAPCLLFNNENGFARLYLATEGKVVAGYKVLGENTDELEKYIREQYLVKDPVKIPFTINAEEIAKTVAEDAWLFRTDNMPSFHTPANKDALQRLRDAALFRRTVKACVVVLLLSAFVVLALGIVESVYTSESQAKIQAHQSIVQKQKDLALIWEKLDREKAQSEEFLKHRSRMSTTITNFASVVSEDIWVTHWLISGQVHSVQGYAVTSKDLSDFLEKLENDRSFINVRLRTTEKTTWKKHDVVRFDLTAENVR, from the coding sequence TTGGATATTGCGGCAGGACGATACTGGTGGGTCCTGGTTGTCCGCGACGTCTCTGCTGTTGGAGATTCTGCTCAAATCCTTTGCGTTATGCGAGGGGTTGGCAGAGGTCGTAGTTCTATTTGCAGGAGCTTTTCTGGAACGCTTGAAGAATGTCGCCGTTTTCAAATTCAGCATGGCGGTGCAGATGATGGCGTGTTGTTGGTTGACGATGCCACTCCGGTAAAAATAGTTTCCGACAGCGTTAATCCGGTTGTTGATTTTCCGGGGTATAAACCGGATTGCTGGGACCATGTAGATACCGTGTCGGGAGATTTTTCTGTCGTCGCGCTACGCAGTGCCATAGAAAGTTTTGCCCAAGACGTTCAAAAGGTTGGATTTAAAATCATAATCCATTTGCCTCTAGTTTTGGCGATGTCTGAAATGGTTGAGGTCAATGAAGACGCCCCTTGTTTGTTGTTCAATAACGAAAATGGATTTGCAAGGCTTTATCTAGCTACGGAAGGAAAGGTTGTCGCCGGTTATAAGGTTCTTGGCGAAAATACGGACGAATTGGAAAAATACATTCGCGAGCAATACCTTGTAAAAGATCCGGTAAAGATTCCTTTTACGATTAATGCAGAAGAAATTGCCAAAACGGTCGCTGAAGATGCTTGGCTTTTTAGAACAGACAACATGCCCAGCTTCCATACGCCTGCAAATAAGGATGCTTTACAAAGGCTTCGTGACGCGGCACTTTTCAGGAGAACTGTAAAGGCGTGCGTTGTCGTTTTGCTCCTGTCGGCTTTTGTTGTGCTGGCGTTAGGTATTGTTGAGTCTGTTTACACAAGCGAATCGCAGGCGAAAATCCAAGCGCACCAGTCTATTGTTCAAAAGCAAAAAGACCTTGCTCTAATATGGGAAAAATTGGACAGAGAAAAAGCCCAATCAGAAGAATTCCTAAAACATAGAAGCAGGATGTCTACGACTATCACCAATTTTGCATCGGTTGTTTCCGAAGATATCTGGGTTACACATTGGTTGATATCGGGACAGGTTCATTCTGTACAGGGTTATGCGGTAACCTCTAAAGATTTGTCTGACTTTTTAGAGAAACTAGAAAACGACCGTTCCTTTATCAATGTTAGATTGCGCACGACTGAAAAAACAACTTGGAAAAAACATGATGTTGTTCGCTTTGATTTGACTGCGGAGAATGTTAGGTGA
- the pilO gene encoding type 4a pilus biogenesis protein PilO gives MKSFLSKNKYNVLTLLAVLAIIALLAFCIVPKAVVFSERLTSVRSEVKIAESIGDMVASPDSLIDEYRKVSSQIDRYVNARATSSRILAYIHDTAQKKKVSLHDLSTGEIKRSSGKTEIPVSFRMNASFADMHEFVTELENGIYCIQLHDVNMNREESGRVDVSVHLSVLSKGVPNE, from the coding sequence GTGAAGTCGTTCCTTTCGAAAAATAAGTACAATGTCTTGACGTTGCTTGCCGTGCTTGCAATAATTGCCTTGCTCGCCTTTTGCATTGTTCCCAAGGCAGTCGTTTTTAGTGAACGCTTGACGTCGGTACGTTCCGAGGTGAAAATAGCTGAGTCGATAGGGGACATGGTCGCATCTCCTGATTCGCTTATAGATGAATATCGTAAGGTCTCCTCGCAGATAGACCGATACGTGAACGCCAGGGCCACATCGTCAAGGATTCTCGCCTATATCCATGATACCGCCCAAAAGAAAAAAGTTTCGTTGCATGACCTTTCGACAGGTGAAATCAAACGGTCTTCGGGAAAAACTGAAATACCGGTGTCTTTCAGAATGAATGCCTCTTTTGCAGATATGCATGAGTTTGTTACAGAACTGGAAAACGGGATTTATTGTATACAATTGCACGACGTGAATATGAACCGTGAAGAAAGTGGCCGCGTGGATGTCTCGGTGCACCTTTCAGTTCTTAGCAAGGGAGTACCGAATGAATAA
- a CDS encoding glycosyltransferase — MSLAKVLFVCDKNECTSFGRLTLNLVKAVSGKFDAHVLWLKTPKFFGEADKKTATSQDSNYVSHEVWAKSLYTGYLSFRAPLKKLVKKIQPEIVFFIRPELGFLVPVVKGRAKTVMFVHDTFAETLYPNSTKFKLLNLFYIRPTVKADFFVYNSNWTCEQAADHFGIEMSSKPGAVIGCPIDSALFNKPETKPTFEEKKVFLRKYGIKNFDGMCLNVSLDEPRKNIETFFEMARLRPHVAFVRVGKFSERLRAIVNEKKLYNVYHFSEFKAHELRDFYRHADLMVYPSLLEGFGLPPIEAIACGTPALCAATSAVKENLDGVCPLINPPTDAEAYARVIDRVLAGENVLDESNAKKLLEHCSMESFSKRVVDFFNSISGATP, encoded by the coding sequence ATGAGCCTTGCGAAAGTCCTTTTTGTTTGCGATAAAAACGAGTGTACCAGTTTCGGGCGATTGACGCTGAATCTGGTGAAGGCGGTGTCGGGAAAATTCGATGCCCATGTGCTTTGGCTCAAGACTCCCAAGTTCTTTGGTGAAGCCGATAAGAAAACGGCGACTTCGCAAGATTCGAACTATGTATCTCACGAAGTGTGGGCGAAATCGCTCTATACGGGATATTTGAGTTTTCGCGCACCGCTTAAAAAGCTGGTCAAGAAAATCCAGCCCGAAATCGTTTTCTTTATTCGGCCGGAACTCGGTTTCTTGGTGCCGGTGGTGAAGGGGCGCGCCAAGACGGTCATGTTTGTGCATGATACCTTTGCCGAAACCTTGTACCCGAACAGCACGAAGTTCAAGCTGTTGAACCTGTTCTACATTCGCCCGACAGTCAAGGCGGACTTTTTCGTGTACAATTCCAACTGGACTTGCGAACAAGCGGCGGACCATTTTGGCATAGAAATGTCGTCAAAGCCGGGAGCCGTCATCGGTTGCCCCATCGATAGCGCCTTGTTTAACAAGCCCGAAACGAAACCGACGTTTGAAGAAAAGAAAGTTTTTCTGCGCAAGTACGGCATCAAGAATTTTGATGGCATGTGCCTGAACGTAAGCCTCGATGAACCCCGCAAGAATATCGAGACTTTCTTTGAAATGGCGCGCCTCAGGCCGCATGTGGCCTTTGTGCGAGTTGGCAAGTTCTCTGAACGCCTGCGTGCCATCGTGAATGAAAAGAAACTTTATAACGTTTATCACTTTAGCGAATTCAAGGCGCATGAACTGCGCGACTTTTATCGCCACGCAGACTTGATGGTGTATCCGTCGCTTTTAGAAGGCTTCGGCCTTCCGCCTATCGAAGCGATTGCTTGCGGAACGCCTGCGCTCTGCGCCGCAACCTCAGCAGTCAAGGAAAATCTTGACGGAGTTTGCCCGCTGATCAATCCGCCGACGGATGCCGAGGCATACGCCCGCGTGATCGATCGCGTGCTCGCTGGCGAAAACGTGCTCGATGAATCTAATGCAAAAAAACTCCTGGAACATTGTTCCATGGAGTCATTCAGCAAACGAGTTGTCGACTTTTTTAATTCTATTTCCGGCGCCACACCTTAA
- a CDS encoding MauE/DoxX family redox-associated membrane protein, which translates to MKKTIISAVLLVVASILVAIGVAEISFPESFLTFTDQDWLIDIWPKAYRYNIHVGLAAIIIATGICVPAYRLQKDFAIRALETLFRVGIGGMFIFASIYKIQDPHQFAVLVAQYQFFPALHLESVNNFFALVYPQFEFWFGLAMIVTPFVRESAFAIFWMFVSFIIALTWALGNDLGITCGCFELEDGDAHDKAEAWTSLIRDIILIWPTLWLATRKNHSLIKVWRRK; encoded by the coding sequence ATGAAGAAGACGATTATCTCTGCAGTACTGCTCGTTGTAGCCTCGATTCTGGTAGCTATCGGTGTTGCCGAAATTTCGTTCCCGGAATCGTTCTTGACTTTTACCGACCAAGACTGGCTGATTGACATTTGGCCAAAGGCTTACCGCTACAATATTCATGTGGGTCTTGCCGCCATCATTATCGCCACGGGCATTTGCGTTCCGGCTTACCGCCTGCAAAAGGACTTTGCCATCCGAGCCCTCGAAACGCTGTTCCGCGTGGGCATTGGCGGCATGTTCATTTTCGCGAGCATTTACAAGATTCAGGACCCGCACCAGTTTGCTGTCCTTGTGGCGCAGTACCAGTTCTTCCCCGCTTTGCACTTGGAAAGCGTGAACAACTTCTTTGCCCTGGTGTACCCGCAGTTTGAATTCTGGTTCGGGCTTGCGATGATTGTAACGCCGTTCGTGCGTGAATCGGCATTTGCGATTTTCTGGATGTTCGTGAGCTTTATCATCGCCCTCACTTGGGCCTTGGGCAACGACCTCGGAATCACTTGCGGTTGCTTTGAGCTTGAAGACGGCGATGCCCACGACAAGGCCGAAGCCTGGACAAGCCTGATTCGCGATATCATTCTGATTTGGCCGACGCTTTGGCTTGCAACCAGAAAGAACCACAGCCTGATTAAGGTGTGGCGCCGGAAATAG